The genomic interval CCGCTGGCCGATCTCCTCCGGCGCTCGCTGGACCCTGACGGCGCCATGTTAGACGACGCGAGCCCCGCGCTCCGAAGGCTCCGCCAGAAAGGCCGCGAACTCAGACGCGACCTCGTCAAGCGGCTCGAGCAGTACTTCCAGGGACCCGCGGCCGAGCACATCTTCCAGGAGCGCTACGTCACGGTCCGGCACGGCCGCTACGTGCTGCCCATCCGGGCGGAGGCCAAGTCGCGCTTCAAGGGCATCGTCCACGACCGCTCGCAGAGCGGGGCCACGCTCTTCGTCGAGCCCGAGGGCGTCGTCGAGGACAACAACGACCTGGTGCAGGCCGCCCGCGAGGAGGAAGCGGAGGTGCTGCGCGTGCTCGCCGCGCTGACGAGCGCGGTGGGCGAGGCCTTGCCCGAGCTCGAGGCGCTCGTCCACGACGTGGGCAGGCTCGATCTCGCCTTCGCGCGCGCCGAACTGGCGGAGGCCATGGAGGCGACCGAGCCCGCGGTCGGCGAGGAACGCGTGGCCGACGTCATGGGGGCGCGCAACCCGCTCCTGCTGGCGCAGGCGTGGCAGGCGCCCGAGCGCCCCGTCGTCCCCATGGACCTGCGCGTCGGCGGGGAGCGGCCGCTGCTCGTGATCACGGGGCCCAACGCGGGCGGCAAGACCGTGGCGCTCAAAACGCTCGGGCTCTTCTGTCTCATGGCACAATCCGGGCTCCACCTGCCGGCGCGCGAAGGCGCGCGGCTGCCGGTTCTCTCGACGATCTTCGCCATCATCGGCGACGACCAGAGCGTGGCCGAGAACCTGTCGACCTTCTCGGCCTTCGTCAAGCAGCTTTGCCTGGTGCTCGAGCAGGTGGACGACCGGTCGCTGGTGCTGCTCGACGAGCTTGGAGCCGGCACCGACCCGGACGACGGCGCGGCGCTGGCCCAGGCGGTCCTCGAGGAGCTGGCCGGGCGCGGCGCCCTCTGCGTGGCGTCGACCCATCTGGAGCCGCTCAAGGGCTTCGCGTCGAGCTTTCCCCAGGCGCGCAACGCCTCGGTCGAGTTCGACGGCGAGCGGCTGCAGCCGACCTTCCGGCTGGTCTACGATCGGCCGGGGCAGAGCTACGCGCTCGCCATCGGGGCGAGGCTCGGTCTGCCGGCGCGCCTCATCGAGCGCGCCGAGGCCCACCGCTCGGCCCAGCGGCGCCAGCTCGAGGCCCTGCTCCAGCGCCTGGAAGAGCGCGACCGGCGCGAGGCCGAGCATGCCGAGGCGATCGAGCGGCGCGAGGTGGAGAGCGCGTCGCTCCTCTCTCGGGCCGAGGCCCAGCTCGAATCCGCGCGGAAGCAGGCGGCCGAGATGGTGGCGCGCGCCAAGACCGAATCCCAGCGGATACTCACCGAGATCCGCCGCGCGGTCAACGCCGAGTGGGACAGGCTCAAGGCCCAGGACAAGACGCGCGACTCGCTCGCGGAGGGCCGGAAGCGGCTCAGCGAGGCGGCGCGCGTCGTGGGCAGCGCTGCCGAGCCCGTGGACTTCGGCCAGCGCCCGGCCGCGGCAGGCGATAGAGTCGAGGTGCCCCACCTGGGGCTCAAGGGAGACGTGCTGACTGTGGACGGCGGAACGGCGACGGTGCAGGCGGGCGCAGTGACGGTCAAGGTTCCCGCCCAGGCCCTTCGCGTGGTCGGACGCGCTGACACCGGAAGGACCACCCCTCAGCACCAGGCCCCTCAGCACCAGGCCCCTCAGCACCAGGCCCCTCACCCTTCCCTCTCCCCTGAGGGGAGAGGGAAATGGGGAGCCAAGAACCCTCTCCCCCATCGGGGGAGAGGGCCGCAGTTCGAGCCGAAGGGCGAAACCGTGAGGCGAGGGCTGAATAGTCAGGGGGCAACGATCGCCGACGAGTTGCACCTGATCGGACGCACCACGGACGAAGCCCGGGACATCCTCGAAAAGTACCTCGACGATGCCTTCCTCGCGGGGCTGGCCTCGGTGCGCATCATCCACGGCAAGGGCACGGGGGCGCTCCGCCGCGCCGTCGAGGAGCTGCTGGCGGCCCACCCGCTGGTCACGAGTCACCGGTCGGGCGAGCCGCACGAAGGCGGAGCGGGCGCCACCGTCGCTGTGTTAGGACAGTCCTGATGGCCGCCGGCTTCTCTTCCCAGATCCTCGACGAGATCCGCTCCCGGGTGGACATGGTCGAGCTCGTCGGCCAGTCCGTCAACCTCAAGCGCGCCGGCGAGAACTGGAAGGGCCTCTGCCCCTTCCACACCGAGAAGACACCCTCCTTCACCGTCAATCCGAAGCGCGGCATCTTCCACTGCTTCGGCTGCGGCGTGGGCGGCGACGCCTTCGGCTTCCTCATGCGCCAGGACCGCTTGGGCTTCCCCGAGGCGGTGCGGGCCCTGGCCCAGCGCGCGGGCGTGGAGCTTCCCACCCAGCGGACCCCCGAGACGGACGGCAAGCTCGAGGGTCTCCGCCGCGTCATGGCGCTGGCGGCCCAGTTCTACACGGACGCGCTCTGGGCCAAGGACGGCGCCAAGGCGCAGGCCTATATCGAAAGCCGCGGCGTGGACCTCGAGGTCGCGCGCCGCTTCGGTCTCGGCTACGCCCCCGACGGCTGGAACGCGCTCTTGAGCCACATGGCCAAGGAGGGCGTGACCGACGCCGAGCTCGTCTCGGCAGGCTTGGCGCTGCCGCGCCAGAACGCCCCCGGCTTCTACGACCGCTTCCGCGGGCGCCTCCTCTTCCCCATCCGGGATCTGCAGGCGCGCGTCGTCGCCTTCGGCGGCCGGGCCATGGGCGCCGAGGAGCCCAAGTACCTCAACTCCCCCGAGACCCCGCTCTACGTCAAGGGCCAGATGCTCTATGGCCTCGACCTGGCGCGCGAAGGCATGCGCCAGAAGAACCGCGCCGTCGTCGTCGAGGGTTATCTCGACTGCCTGATGGCCCACCAGCACGGCTTCACCGAGACCGTGGCGGCTCTCGGCACGGCCTTCACCGCCGCGCAGCTCGGCCTCTTGCGGCGCTACGCCGACGAGGTGGTGAGCGTCTTCGACGCCGACGCGGCGGGGCAGAAGGCCACGAGCCGGCTCGAGGAGATGCTGACCGACGTGATGGATCTCCGGAACCTCGGCTGGTCCGTCTCGCGCACGGGCTCCTTCGAGAAGGCGGGCTACTTCCCCATCAAGGTCGCCGTCCTGCCCGAGGGCCACGACCCCGACAGCCTCCTCCGCGCCGAGGGCGCGCAAGCGCTCCAGTCACGCCTGGACGCCGCCCGGAGCATCCTCGACTTCGTCCTCGAGCGGGCGCTCGGCGAGGAGGACCTGACGACGCCCCGCGGCCGCTCGACTGCCCACGCGCGCGTGGCGCTCATCCTCTCCCGCGTGCCCAATGCCGAGGAGGCGACCGCGCTGGCCCGGGAAGCGGCCCGCAAGCTCGGCGTCGACGCCACCCAGCTCTGGATCGAAGCCCAGCAGCTCCAGGGCGCCCGCGCCCGGAAAGGCGGCCAGGATCGCCAGGCCGGCACGACGGCCGCCCCGGATGGGCCGACCGGTTCGGCCCAGGCCTGGCCCGCCCCCAGCCTCTCGGAGCGCGACCTCCTCCTCATGCTCCTTCACACGGAGGAGGCGCGGACCGGACTTCTGCCGTATCTTGAAGAGGTGCAGATCGTCCATCCGGGGCTGCGGGCGGTCCTGGGCGCGCTCCGGCGGGCGCCCGAGGGCGTAGCCCCCGAGGGCCTCATGGCCGAGCTGCCCGGGGAGGCGGAGCGGAGCCTCCTGGCCGCGCTTCTCGTCGAACAGCGGGAGTGGAGCGACATACATATTCAGGTAAGGGAGTTGCAGAAGCGGTACGATATTCGGCGGCGGAAACAGCGGATCCGGGAGCTGAGCCTGGCCATCACCGAGGCCCAGGCGACGGGCGATCCAGCCGTCGCCGGCCTCCAAGCCGAGCTCCGGAGTCTGCAGGATCAGGCCCAGGCCGTCAGGGGCATGGTCACCGGCCGATGAACCCGCACCCCCCATCAGGAGAGCCGACGAGCATGGCGGACGAACCCAAGCTACAGGAGCTGGACAAGCTCATCGCCAAGGGGAAGGAAAAGGGCTACCTGACCTACGACGAGGTCAACGACGCCCTGCCCTCCGACATCGTCGCGCTGGATCAGCTCGACGACATCATGATGCTCTTCGGCTCAATGGACATCGAGATCGTGGACTCGGCCAAGGCCGGCCGCCTGCCCAGCGAGGCGGCGAGCCAGGCCGCCGATCCCGAGCCCGACGACGACGAGCCCGTGGAGCCGCGGCGGATCGATCTCACGCCCGGGCCCGTCGGGCGCACCGAGGACCCCGTCCGCCTCTACCTGCGCGAGATGGGGCGCGTGTCGCTCCTCACCCGCGAGGGCGAGATCACGCTGGCCAAGCGCATCGAGGAGGGCAAGGACGAGTCCACGCGGGCCATCCTGTCCACCACGCTGGCGCTCGACAAGATCCGCGCCGTGAGGGACGACCTACGCAAAGATCTCGTCCCGATCAAGGACCTGGTCGACTACCCCGAGGAAGAGTTCACCGAGGAGAAGGAGGCCGACCTCCGGCGCTCGGTCATGCGCGAGCTCGGCACCGTCGACCGGCTGCTGCGCGAGCGGGAGAAGGTCCTCGACCTGGCGCGGAAGCTGCGCGCCAAGGCCGGCGGGCGCAAGAAGCGAAAGGGCGAGCCGCCGTGGAAGAAGCACGAGGTGGTCGCCCAAGCCAAGCAGATCAAAGCGCTGCAAACCCTCCGCACGTTGAGCCTCCAGCCGTCTCTCCTTGATCAGTGGGGCCAGGACCTCAAGAAGCTCGTCGAAAAGATCCAGGTCTCCGAGCGCGAGATCGCGCTGTGGTCCGACGGCAAGCGCCCGGCGCCGGCCGAGGTGGACGCGTTCCTCGATTCGCTCTCCGAGGACCGGGAAGACGGCGATCGCGACCTCTACCAGAAGGCCGCGGCCCGCCACCCGTCGATCAAGGAGCGCCTCGTCTGGGTCGCCCAGCAGAAGATCAAGCGCGCCGAGGAGAACGCCCAGACCAAGGCCGACGACCTCAAGCGCATCGTCAAGGACATCCGCTCGGGCGAGGTCAAGGCCGCCCGCGCCAAGAAGGAGATGGTCGAGGCCAACCTCCGCCTCGTCATCTCGATCGCGAAGAAGTACACGAACCGCGGGCTCCAGTTCCTCGACCTGATCCAGGAGGGCAACATCGGCCTGATGAAGGCCGTGGACAAGTTCGAGTACCGCCGCGGCTACAAGTTCTCGACGTACGCGACGTGGTGGATCCGCCAGGCCATCACGCGCGCCATCGCCGACCAGGCCCGCACCATCCGCATCCCCGTGCACATGATCGAGACCATCAACAAGCTGATCCGGACCTCGCGGCAATTGGTCCAAGAGTTGGGCCGCGAGCCCTCGCCGGAGGAGGTCGCGGTCAAGATGGAAGTGCCCGTGGACAAGGTGCGCAAGGTTCTCAAGATCGCGCAAGAGCCGATCTCCCTCGAGACGCCCATCGGCGAGGAAGAGGACAGCCACCTGGGCGACTTCATCGAGGACAAGCAGGTGGGCTCGCCCGTCGAGAGCATGATCGGGCTGTCGCTCCGCGAGCAGACCAACAAGGTGCTCAACTCGCTGACGCCCCGCGAGGAAAAGGTGCTGCGCCTGCGCTTCGGGCTCTCCGACGGCTGCGAGCACACCCTCGAGGAAGTCGGGCAGGACTTCGCCGTGACCCGCGAGCGCATCCGCCAGATCGAGGCCAAGGCCCTCCGCAAGCTCCGCCATCCCTCCCGCTCCAAGAAGCTCAGGAGCTTCCTCGAATCGTGATCGGTGCTATGATCGCCAACCGCGGGCCCATAGCTCAATTGGCAGAGCCCCCGGCTCATAACCGGTTCGGTCTTGGTTCGAGTCCAAGTGGGCCCACCATTTCAGAAGGAGCAGGGGCCGCAGTTCGAGCTGAGACACGAGGAGAGTGGCGAGGCGAGTGCTGAGATAATGGACGGGCAGCTCAAGACGCTCATAGATCTGCAGGGCGTGGACACCCGCATCGCCGCGCTCGAGGCCGAGGCGGCCCTCCTGCCCAGAGAGATCGCCGCCATCCACGCCGCCGTCCAGGCCCTGAAGCAGGAATTCGACGCGGGCAAGACGCGCCTCGACGCCGCCAAGAAGGACCAGCGCGTGCGCGAGAAGGACCTCGAGGTCGTCCAGGCCAAGCGCTCCAAGACCGAGGGGCGCCTGTACGAGGTCAAGACCAACAAGGAGTACTCCGCGGTCCTGGCCGAGATCGAGGACATCAAGCAGGAGAAGGGCCGGGTCGAGGAGGAGATCCTCGTTCTGATGGAGAGTCAGGAACGCCTGGCCGCCGACATCAAGGACGCCGAGTCGCGCTTCAAGATTCGCGAGACGCAGGGCAAGCAGGAGGAGGCCGCGTTTCAGGAAAAGCTCCGCGCCGTCGAGGCCGACCTGGCCCTGGTCCGCACCGAGCGCGCTGAGCTGGCCCGCCAGCTGCCCCCGGCCGTGTTGGCCGACTACGACAAGCTGCTCAAGGCGCGCGGCGGCCTCGCCCTCGCGCAGGTGATCAAGCCGAACCTCTGCGGCGGGTGCCGCATGACCGTCACCCCCCAGCGGCTCCAGGAATTGCGCGCCCAGACCGCGCCCCTTCCCTGCGAGTCCTGCGGCCGCTACCTCTACTGGCTCGCCTGACCGATTCCCCTCTCCGAGTCCTCCCTCTCCCCTCTGGGGAGAGGGTAGGGTGAATGTCCATGACCTCCCCCTCCGTCGTCAGCATCTACACCGACGGAGCCTGCAGCGGCAACCCGGGCCCCGGCGGCTGGGGCGCCATCGTGATCGACGGCGGCCGCGAGATTGAGCTCTCGGGCGGCGAGTCTCCCACGACCAACCAGCGCATGGAGCTCGCGGGCCCGATCGAAGGCCTGCGCGCGCTTGCGGGCCGCCGCGTCGTCGCGATCTACAGCGACAGCGCCTACGTAGTCAACTGCTTCCGCGACAAGTGGTATGTCCGCTGGCGGCAGAACGGCTGGCGCAACGCCCAGAAGAAGCCCGTGGAGAACCGCGATCTCTGGGAGGCGCTCCTGGCCGAGGTCGAGCGCCACGACGTCGTCTGGCACAAGGTCGCGGGCCACAGCGGCCACGAGATGAACGATCGCGCCGACGCGCTCGCCCGCTCGGCGATCCCGCCGCGCTGAGGCGTATCCGGGAGTGGACATTGACTCCACGATCGGCCCAGCGTTAGTCTGCTTCCCATGAGCGAATCCGTTGTTCGCACACGCCGGTGGAGCCGTCTCGAGTATGACCGGCTAATCGAAGAGGGTGTCTTCCAGCCCGGCGAGCGCCTCGAGCTGCTGGCCGGGCAGCTGGTAGTCCGCGAGCCCCAGGGAACGCCGCACGCCACGGGGATCCGGCTGGTCACGCGCGCCCTGCGTGAAGTGTTCGCAGACGACAGGTGGATCGTGGACATGCAGCTCCCCGTGGCCCTCGACAAAGAATCCGAGCCGGAGCCGGACGTCACGGTGACCGCCGGCGACCCGCGGGATTTTCTGCCGTCACACCCGGCCCGGCCGGTGCTCGTCGTCGAGGTCGCCGAGGCGAGTCTTGCGCTCGATCGCGAGGAGAAGGGCGGCCTGTACGCGCGCGCTCACGTGCCCGAGTACTGGATCCTGAACCTTCGTGATCGCGTGCTCGAGGTCTATCGAGAACCGCATCCCGATCCCTCCGCTCCCCAGGCCTGGGCCTACCGCTCGCGCCAGAGCCTGGCCGCCGGAGAGCACGTCACGCCGTCCGCCGCGCCCACGGCGCGCATCGCCGTCGCCGACCTCCTGCCATGAGCGAGTCGGCGGTGCGACCGCGTCGTTGGACCCGCGTCGAGTACGACAAGCTGATCGAGACCGGGTTCCTCGGCCCGGGCGACAAGGTGGAGCTCCTTGGCGGCCATCTCTGCGTCAGCGAACCCCAGAACAGTCCCCACGCGAGGGCGATCTCTCTCGGCCTCGAGGCCATACAGCGGGCTCTGGTGCCGGGCTGGCACGTGCGCGTCCAGTTGCCCATCGCGCTCGACGACGAGTCCGAGCCCGAGCCGGACTTGGCGGTAGTCTCGGGCGGACCACGCGACTATGCGGATCATCCGTCCAGACCTGCGCTGGTCGTCGAAGTCGCAGACTCGAGCCTGGCGCTCGACCGCGAGCACAAGGGCAGTCTCTACGCGCGCGCGCGTCTGCCAGAGTACTGGATCGTGAATCTCGTGGACCGGGTCCTCGAGGTCCACCGTGAGCCCGGCCCAGACGCCGGGGCGCAGTACGGCTGGGCCTACCGCGTGCTGCTAACGCTCGGGCCCGACGAGCACGTCACGCCCCTTGCCGCGCCGTCGGCCCGCATCGCCGTCGCCGACTTCCTGCCGTAGCGGCGCCCCGGGGCCGGGCCCCGCCCATGACGCTCTCGAGTCTGCATCGCGAGTTCCTTCGTCACTGCGAGGTCGAGAAGCGCTTGGCCCCGCAGACCATCACCGCCTATCGCAGCGACTTTGCCCAGTTTCTCGGCTACCTGCTCGATGGACGCCCAGGCCCGGCGCGCCGGGATAGTCTGCGGGCCTGCACGACGGCGGGCCTCCGCGATTACCAGCGTCACATGGCCACCCAGCGGTGGCGCACCAACACCCTGCGCCGGCGACTGGTCGAGCTAGGCTGTTTCGGCAGCTGGCTGGTCGACCGCGGCTACCTCAAGCGCAATCCCGTCCGCGCGCTCACGGTGCCGAAGCGCGAGCGCCATCTACCCCGAGTGCTCGAGTGGAGCCAGGCCGAAGCCGCCGTCGCCGGCGAGCCCAACCCCCGCGATCGCGCCATCCTGGCGCTCCTGGCCTTCGCGGGACTCCGCCGCGCCGAGGTGATGGCGGCCAGCACGGGCGACTACTCGCGGGAGTCACGCAGTCTGCGGGTTCGTGGCAAAGGGAGCAAGGATCGCGTCGTGCCGCTCCATGCCGTCGCCGTAGGGGCGCTGGAGACCTATCTCGCCGCGCGGGGGCCGTTGGACGCCCGCGATCCACTCTTCGTGTCCTGGCGCGGGCGGATCGGCAAGCGGCCCATCATCAATGCCGTGGCGCGCGCCGGCCGTCGTCTCGGCATCCGGCTCCACCCGCATCTCTTCCCCACACCTTCGCGACCGAGCTCCTCAACCGCCGCGCTGACCTCCGCGTCATCCAGACGCTCCTCGGGCACGAGTCGCTCGAGACGACCGAGGTCTACACGCACGTCAGCCCTGGCCGGCGCCGCGAGGCGATCGATCTCCTAGGTGTCCCCCTCGATAGGTCCCTCTCCCCTCAGGGGAGAGGGTAGGGTGAGGGGTGGTCACGCGGTGCTATACTTCCTCTCGCTTCCACACGCTCTTTGATTCGCACCAGAGAAGGCTGGACGGTCGCCGGCGCGGGGCAACTCGCGCGGGAGGAAAGTCCGGGCTCCGCAGGGCAGGGTGCTGGCTAACGGCCAGGGGGGGCAACCCCACGGACCAGTGCCACAGAAAACAAACCGCCGTCCGGCAACGGGCGGTAAGGGTGAAACGGTGAGGTAAGAGCTCACCAGCGGCGCGGGTGACCGCGCCGGCTCGGTAAACCCCACCCGGAGCAAGGCCCAATAGGAGAGCGATCCGGTCCGCAAGGACTGGTGAAGCGCGGCCCGCGTGGCGCTCTCGGGTATGGCCGCTGGAGGCGCCGGGCAACCGGCGTCCTAGAGAAATGACCGTCTCCTCGGGCTCACGCCCGGGTGACAGGACCCGGCTTACAGGCCCTCTCTGGTGCGATTTATATGTTGCGCGCACGTAGCCTCTAAGAATTATGTGCACTCCCCCTAGCCTGGATTTCCACGGACCGGAATTCGCCTAAGATTCAGGCTCATCGCCGCCAGTGTCTCACGTCGTCAATCGAAGCGGCACTCCGTTCCACCAGGGAACCTTTACGGGCTTATTGAGCCGGCCCGAGGCGATCACGATGGGCAGATGGGCGCGGCGATGGAACTGCACGATGACCTCGGTCTTTGTCACCTCCACGGTCGCGGGCATGTCGATGAGGTCGCGGAAGATCTGACGTGCCTGGGCGTCCGCGTAGCCCCGCATCGTGCGGGCAAGGAGGCGGTAGAGGCCACTGGCGATCACCAGCAGGGCCATGTCAAAGTCCACCTTGAGGCCCACCGCGGACGACAGGGCGTCCAGGTGGAAGAAGCGCACGGCGTCGGACAGCGCGTTCTCGATGAGCATGCGCTGCGCGTAGCGCGTGATCACCGCGGCGGCCCCCCGGCGGTCGTTCGTTACGAGGATTGTCGCGTCGTCGTGACCCAAGTCCTCAATGAACATCTGGCGGAAGGTATGGTCCTTCACCAGCTCGACGGGCTGCTCAACGACGCGGGGGAACCGGTACTTCCGGGTCGGCACATCCAATTCGACGGTGCGCCACGCGGAGCGAGGGACGAGCGCGATCTCCTTGCGGAGCCGGGGGGACCGGCGGCGCAGGGTGATGAACGTGATCCCCAGGGCATCCAGCCGCCCCAAGTTGCCGTAGGTCGTCAGGCGGGAGTCGAACACGAGGTGCCGGGGCCGGTCCCCGTGGGTGCGCGTCCAGAAGTCAATGAAGCGGAAGATCTCCTCCGTCTCGTCACCCTTGCGGAGGTCCGCATTGGCGTAGCAGAAGGCGTGCCCCTCAGCATCCTGGGCCAAGAAGGTGAGCACACTCTTCTGCTGCCGGCTGCGCATCGACACGTAGTGGCGCTCGATGACGGGATGCTCCCCGTAGTACGGGACGGAGTGGAAGTCGAGATTGAAGGAGCGGCCGGGCCAGAGGCGGGCCTCCCCGCCGGGTTCCTGCCAGGCGGCCAAGAGCTTGGTGGTCATCGCGTGATCGATCCGCGACGAGTACTCCGCGAGGTAGCTCCGCTTGGGGATGGCGTTGAGCCCAGCGAAGAGCGCCAAGCCCTCATCGGCCACGAGCGCCATGATGTGACTCTTGCGCTCGATCGACCAGAGCTTGAGGGCCAGGGCCGCCCGCAGCGCGTGGGGGGCAGGAATCATCTTCGAGCCGGGCAGCCGCGCGGCCTGGGCCATCTCGGTGAGGTGGAGGCGAATGAGCTCCGGGACGAACAGGAACAAGCCCCCGCAGCGGGTCTGGAACCGCCGGGGGGCCAGGGAGAACGCGCGCGCATCGGCCACGGGCTCGACCGTCGGATGCGGTCGGGCCGGACGTTCCTCGTCCAAGCGGCGCGGCAGGGCCGCGAACCCCTCGGCTTTGAGCACCTCCCGCACCGCCGTCGGGCTGAGAGGGAGCTTGCGTTCCTTGAGGGCCTCGCTGATCTCGTAGATCGAGTAGTTCCGCTTGCGCAAGGCGATGATGGACTCTCGAGCGGCGGACTTCTTGGGCTGGGCGCGGGGCCCGGGCCGCGGGGAGGCAAAGAAGACGGGCGCGGCCTGGCGCCGGAAGTGATGGCACATCACATGGAAGGCGCCCGGCGAGTACCCGAAGTCCCGGGCTGCCTCGGCGGCGGGCCGCTCGTCGACGTAGTACGCGCGCAGGGCCTCGTACTGGCGCTGCTTGGGCGACGTGGCGTGCAGGAAGAAGCGCTTGCAGGTGCTTAGATTCTTCGGTGCACCCAACGGCATAATACATGAGTACTACATACCATCTCTGGGGCCAAGCAATAAATCGGCCCCCAACCGGTGGTTGCCCGAGATACGAGGCGGAACGGCGAAGACTCACTGCCCCAGCGCCACAGGACGCCGTGAAGCTCCGGCAATCAAAGACCATAGAAATAGGACGGATCAGTGCACAAATATGCTAAGACACCGATCGAGGCGGGTCGGCTAGGTTGCCCAGATCTCGAAGGGAGGAAGCATCCACAGAACGCTGGTGACGCCGAGTTTGACTCCGGTTCGCTTAGGGAGTTACGCTTCTGTGGAAATCCAGGCTAGGGGGATG from Candidatus Rokuibacteriota bacterium carries:
- the dnaG gene encoding DNA primase; translated protein: MAAGFSSQILDEIRSRVDMVELVGQSVNLKRAGENWKGLCPFHTEKTPSFTVNPKRGIFHCFGCGVGGDAFGFLMRQDRLGFPEAVRALAQRAGVELPTQRTPETDGKLEGLRRVMALAAQFYTDALWAKDGAKAQAYIESRGVDLEVARRFGLGYAPDGWNALLSHMAKEGVTDAELVSAGLALPRQNAPGFYDRFRGRLLFPIRDLQARVVAFGGRAMGAEEPKYLNSPETPLYVKGQMLYGLDLAREGMRQKNRAVVVEGYLDCLMAHQHGFTETVAALGTAFTAAQLGLLRRYADEVVSVFDADAAGQKATSRLEEMLTDVMDLRNLGWSVSRTGSFEKAGYFPIKVAVLPEGHDPDSLLRAEGAQALQSRLDAARSILDFVLERALGEEDLTTPRGRSTAHARVALILSRVPNAEEATALAREAARKLGVDATQLWIEAQQLQGARARKGGQDRQAGTTAAPDGPTGSAQAWPAPSLSERDLLLMLLHTEEARTGLLPYLEEVQIVHPGLRAVLGALRRAPEGVAPEGLMAELPGEAERSLLAALLVEQREWSDIHIQVRELQKRYDIRRRKQRIRELSLAITEAQATGDPAVAGLQAELRSLQDQAQAVRGMVTGR
- the rpoD gene encoding RNA polymerase sigma factor RpoD; protein product: MADEPKLQELDKLIAKGKEKGYLTYDEVNDALPSDIVALDQLDDIMMLFGSMDIEIVDSAKAGRLPSEAASQAADPEPDDDEPVEPRRIDLTPGPVGRTEDPVRLYLREMGRVSLLTREGEITLAKRIEEGKDESTRAILSTTLALDKIRAVRDDLRKDLVPIKDLVDYPEEEFTEEKEADLRRSVMRELGTVDRLLREREKVLDLARKLRAKAGGRKKRKGEPPWKKHEVVAQAKQIKALQTLRTLSLQPSLLDQWGQDLKKLVEKIQVSEREIALWSDGKRPAPAEVDAFLDSLSEDREDGDRDLYQKAAARHPSIKERLVWVAQQKIKRAEENAQTKADDLKRIVKDIRSGEVKAARAKKEMVEANLRLVISIAKKYTNRGLQFLDLIQEGNIGLMKAVDKFEYRRGYKFSTYATWWIRQAITRAIADQARTIRIPVHMIETINKLIRTSRQLVQELGREPSPEEVAVKMEVPVDKVRKVLKIAQEPISLETPIGEEEDSHLGDFIEDKQVGSPVESMIGLSLREQTNKVLNSLTPREEKVLRLRFGLSDGCEHTLEEVGQDFAVTRERIRQIEAKALRKLRHPSRSKKLRSFLES
- a CDS encoding C4-type zinc ribbon domain-containing protein gives rise to the protein MDGQLKTLIDLQGVDTRIAALEAEAALLPREIAAIHAAVQALKQEFDAGKTRLDAAKKDQRVREKDLEVVQAKRSKTEGRLYEVKTNKEYSAVLAEIEDIKQEKGRVEEEILVLMESQERLAADIKDAESRFKIRETQGKQEEAAFQEKLRAVEADLALVRTERAELARQLPPAVLADYDKLLKARGGLALAQVIKPNLCGGCRMTVTPQRLQELRAQTAPLPCESCGRYLYWLA
- the rnhA gene encoding ribonuclease HI, whose product is MSMTSPSVVSIYTDGACSGNPGPGGWGAIVIDGGREIELSGGESPTTNQRMELAGPIEGLRALAGRRVVAIYSDSAYVVNCFRDKWYVRWRQNGWRNAQKKPVENRDLWEALLAEVERHDVVWHKVAGHSGHEMNDRADALARSAIPPR
- a CDS encoding Uma2 family endonuclease; translated protein: MSESVVRTRRWSRLEYDRLIEEGVFQPGERLELLAGQLVVREPQGTPHATGIRLVTRALREVFADDRWIVDMQLPVALDKESEPEPDVTVTAGDPRDFLPSHPARPVLVVEVAEASLALDREEKGGLYARAHVPEYWILNLRDRVLEVYREPHPDPSAPQAWAYRSRQSLAAGEHVTPSAAPTARIAVADLLP
- a CDS encoding Uma2 family endonuclease — protein: MRPRRWTRVEYDKLIETGFLGPGDKVELLGGHLCVSEPQNSPHARAISLGLEAIQRALVPGWHVRVQLPIALDDESEPEPDLAVVSGGPRDYADHPSRPALVVEVADSSLALDREHKGSLYARARLPEYWIVNLVDRVLEVHREPGPDAGAQYGWAYRVLLTLGPDEHVTPLAAPSARIAVADFLP
- a CDS encoding tyrosine-type recombinase/integrase — protein: MTLSSLHREFLRHCEVEKRLAPQTITAYRSDFAQFLGYLLDGRPGPARRDSLRACTTAGLRDYQRHMATQRWRTNTLRRRLVELGCFGSWLVDRGYLKRNPVRALTVPKRERHLPRVLEWSQAEAAVAGEPNPRDRAILALLAFAGLRRAEVMAASTGDYSRESRSLRVRGKGSKDRVVPLHAVAVGALETYLAARGPLDARDPLFVSWRGRIGKRPIINAVARAGRRLGIRLHPHLFPTPSRPSSSTAALTSASSRRSSGTSRSRRPRSTRTSALAGAARRSIS